Within the Deinococcus peraridilitoris DSM 19664 genome, the region CAGCGGTCCTTCTCGCAGCAGTGTCCGCACCTGGTCGTGCTGCTCCTGGGTCAGGAAGGGTGTGCGTCCTTGGGCCACCGTGGCTTGAAGGGTACCGTTTTTCTTGAGGCGTTCCTTCCAGCTGGAGACGGTCTTGACCGAGACACCGAAGTGTTCAGCGATTTCTTTGTGTGTGGCGGTGCTTGCTTGCAGCCATTCCAGGGCCGCCAGTCGTCGCTCTTCGAGCTGTACGCGGCTGTATTTGCTGGGTTGCCAACTGGCTATCCCCACAGCTTATCCCGCAAAGCTATGCCGGTATCAATAAGTGAAGACACGCTTCGGCCCAGATGGTATCCACTTCTTCGACCGCTTAACAGGCTGGAACATCCTCCTCGACGAGTGCGGCATCCCGGAGGAGCAGTGGTCTGTGGCCCCACGGCAGGTCTCGATCGCGTTAACCAACGCGTGCGATTTGTCCTGCCCGTACTGTTACGCACCAAAGTCTCGTCACCGGTTGGAGTTCACTCGGTTGAAAAGCTGGTTGTTGGAATTCGACGAATTGGGATGTTTTGGGGTTGGGTTCGGTGGAGGAGAACCGACACTGCATCCCGACTTTGCGGAAATTGTCCGTTTCACTGCCATCCAGACTGAGGTGGCTGTGACCTTTACGACTCATGGCCATCACTTGGATAGGGAGTTGGCGCGGAAGTTGGAAGGTCATGTTCACTTTATCCGTGTGAGTGTAGACGGGGTCGGTACAACTTACGAAGCATTACGGAAAAGACCGTTTCAGGCTGTTATGCAACGGTTAGAGACAGCCCGCTCGCTGGCCCCTTTTGGGCTGAACATGGTAGTGAACGCCAGAACGGTGGGTGACCTACCTGCCGTAGCGGCGCTAGCTGAAAGAGTCGGTGCACGAGAACTGCTGTTGCTTCCTGAGGAATCCACGATGGGTTGTACTGGAATCGAGGCAGACACACTTACGCAGCTGCGCAGGTGGATGGATTCGTACCAGGGTGCTGTTCCCCTCACCATGAGTGAAACCAAGGCTGAATCTTTTCCTACATGTCGGGCCCTACCCAAGGAGCGAGCTCTTGACTCATACGCACACATCAATGCCGCCGGAAGATTGCTCCCAACGTCATTCAGTCGTATAGGAGTCACATTGGAAAGTGGCAATATTCGTTCCGCACTTCGTGCACTTCGGATGCGGTCTCCCGAGGAGGGTTCATGAAAGTCTGGCAGGGGTACGGCTCGGAGCACTCGATGAATCTGGTGATGGTGGGGACATTCAAGACAGAGGCAGACGCCAATAAAGTCAGGGAAGCAATTCAGCAAATTACGAGGCAAGTCGACATTGCTGTTGATAAGGGGATTCTGGAAGTCGGCGAAAATAACCGAGAGTTCGGCGAGGACTTGCGTCAACTTCTTCACCAGCTGAACCTCTACATCCTCAATCCTCACGAGATGGAGCAGTTCAGGTACGACGTCAGTCTTGAAGCCAAAGACCGATGCCTCGTGCTAACAACTGACGAGATTGATGTTTCTGCGTTCATGAAGATCTTCGTCGATAAAGGTGCTGGGTGGTCCCCATTGAGTGGTCCAGCTGAATCGAGAGGAAAGGCCCTGGGTTACGCTACCACCTTCAACTCAGCTTGCTGAGCCTCCCAGCACCGCCGGAACTCCAGCGGCGCCAGATACCGCAAAGCCGAGTGGGGTCGCTCCTCGTTATAAAAGCGCTGGAACGCCCTGGAC harbors:
- a CDS encoding winged helix-turn-helix domain-containing protein, which codes for MGIASWQPSKYSRVQLEERRLAALEWLQASTATHKEIAEHFGVSVKTVSSWKERLKKNGTLQATVAQGRTPFLTQEQHDQVRTLLREGPLAHGFPDDTWTTPRVRELIGRNLNVWYHRDHVRKLLHALGFTPQKPDGRAVERNDQRIMTWVEQVHPELEKKGG
- a CDS encoding radical SAM protein; its protein translation is MAPRQVSIALTNACDLSCPYCYAPKSRHRLEFTRLKSWLLEFDELGCFGVGFGGGEPTLHPDFAEIVRFTAIQTEVAVTFTTHGHHLDRELARKLEGHVHFIRVSVDGVGTTYEALRKRPFQAVMQRLETARSLAPFGLNMVVNARTVGDLPAVAALAERVGARELLLLPEESTMGCTGIEADTLTQLRRWMDSYQGAVPLTMSETKAESFPTCRALPKERALDSYAHINAAGRLLPTSFSRIGVTLESGNIRSALRALRMRSPEEGS
- a CDS encoding DUF6375 family protein produces the protein MKVWQGYGSEHSMNLVMVGTFKTEADANKVREAIQQITRQVDIAVDKGILEVGENNREFGEDLRQLLHQLNLYILNPHEMEQFRYDVSLEAKDRCLVLTTDEIDVSAFMKIFVDKGAGWSPLSGPAESRGKALGYATTFNSAC